GGAATACTGCAGAATCGTGTGCAAGGCGGTCAAAAGGACTGGGTGCTGATGAATGCGGCGATGCTACTGTATGCCTCAGGAAAAGGAACATCGTTTGCTGCCTGTTTCCCGGTGGTTCGCGCCGCGATTGAGGGAGGTGCTGCGGCTCGTAAGCTGGAGGATCTCGTGAAGCAGTCGGTGCCAGCCTAGAACAAGAACTGGAAAGAACAGAGGTCATGAAACATCTGCGTCAGTTGGAAGATCAAAGCGTCTACATTCTGCGAGAAGCCTACAAGCATTTCAACAATCTCGCCATGCTCTGGTCGATGGGCAAGGATTCCACGGTGCTCCTGTGGCTCGCTCGAAAGGCCTTCTTCGGGCACGTACCGTTTCCACTGCTTCATGTCGATACCAGCTACAAGATTCCGGCGATGATCGAATATCGCGACCGTCTCGCGCGGGAGTGGGGATTGGATTTGGTTGTCGGTCAAAATAAAGAAGCGTTGGCGGCGGGTATGAACCACACAATGGGTCGTGTGGTCTGTTGCACGGCGTTAAAGACGAACGGTCTCAAACAACTGCTGGAAAACAAGGGATACACCGGGGTCATCCTTGGAGTCCGCGCCGATGAGGAAGGAACAAGGGCTAAGGAGCGCTATTTCTCGCCACGAGATAAGCATGGAGACTGGGATTTTCGGGATCAGCCACCGGAGCTCTGGGACCAATACAAGACCACCTTCCCGCCTGGCACGCACATTCGCATTCACCCGTTGCTGGATTGGACGGAAATCAACATCTGGGAATACATCAAGCTCGAAAACATTCCCTTCATCGATCTGTATCTCGACAAAGGTGATGGAATGCGCTATCGCAGCCTCGGCTGCGCCCCCTGTACGACACCGATCAAATCCACAGCCAAGACCGTGGACGACATTATCGAGGAACTGCGGCATACGACCGTAGCTGAACGCTCGGGACGAGCGCAGGACGAAGGCCGCGGAATGGAATTGCTGAGGAAGGACGGGTACATGTAATGGGGAATACGACCATTACGGCTGCGGCTGCGCGAGCAGTCTCGAAGCCAGAGGAAAATTTGAACATCGTTATCGTCGGCCATGTGGATCATGGCAAGTCGACGTTACTGGGACGGTTGTATGCCGATACCAATTCATTGCCGGATGGCAAACTGGAAAAGGTGCAGGCTATCTGCAAGCAGCAGGGCAAGGAATTTGAGTATGCCTTTCTCTTTGATGCTTTTCTGGAGGAGCAAGAGCAGGGGATAACGATCGATACGGCCCGAACGTTTTTCATGTGGAAGGGCCGGCAGTACATCATCATCGATGCCCCAGGGCACAAAGAGTTTCTGAAGAACATGATTTCCGGGGCGGCCCGTGCTGAGGCAGCCTTGCTGTTGATCGATGCGTTGGAAGGGGTCAAGGAGCAGTCAAAGAAGCACGGGTATCTCTTGTCGCTGCTGGGTGTCCGGCAGTTTGCCGTGGTCGTCAACAAGATGGATCTGGTCGGCTATCGGCAGGACGTGTTTGAGGGGATCGAAAAAGAGTATCGGGAATTTTTGGGACAGTTCAAAGCCGTGCCGGCACAGTTCATCCCAGTGAGCGCCAAACTCGGCGACAATATCGCCAATCGCAGCAAGCAGATGTTATGGTACAGCGGCCCTACCGTCCTGGACACACTCGGTGCCTTCAAGAAGGAAGCCGCTCGTTCGGAGCAGCCCCTCCGGTTGCCGGTACAAGATGTCTATAAGTTCGATGCGCGCAGGATCATCACCGGTCGCATCACCGCTGGTCGAGTCAAAGTGGGCGATCACGTAGTCTTCTCGCCTTCAAACAAGCGGGCGAACGTCCGGACGGTGGAAGCGTTCAATATCGAGCCGCAACCGACCGAAGGCCAAGCAGGACAATCGATCGGTGTGACGCTGGATGAACAGATCTTCGTGGAGCGAGGCGAAATCGCCTCGCATCAAGAGAGCCTTCCGTCTGTTTCCACGGCCTTTCGCGCCAACTTGTTTTGGTTGGGGAAGCGGCCGTTGGAGAAAGGGAGAAAGTATCTGTTGCGGGTGGCCACGAAAGAAGTGGACTGCGAAGTGGTCTCGATCCACCGCATTATCGATACGATGGATCTCGCCCAGCAACAGGGTAGTCACACAGTCAATAAGAATCAGGTGGCTGAGCTGACCTTGCGTACGAAGATTCCGGTCGCATTCGACCTCTCCGCTTCCTTCGAAGCTACCGGGCGCTTCGTCCTCGTCGATGAATACGATATCTCCGGCGGCGGCATCGTGACCGAACTGGTCCATGACGATCAGGAATTTCTTCGCGAAGAGGCCCGTCGGCGTGACTTTGCCTGGGTGAAGGGCGAAGTCACGGTTGAGGATCGTGCCCAACAGTACGGCCATCGGGCGGCGATCG
The Candidatus Nitrospira nitrosa DNA segment above includes these coding regions:
- the cysD gene encoding sulfate adenylyltransferase subunit CysD, with amino-acid sequence MKHLRQLEDQSVYILREAYKHFNNLAMLWSMGKDSTVLLWLARKAFFGHVPFPLLHVDTSYKIPAMIEYRDRLAREWGLDLVVGQNKEALAAGMNHTMGRVVCCTALKTNGLKQLLENKGYTGVILGVRADEEGTRAKERYFSPRDKHGDWDFRDQPPELWDQYKTTFPPGTHIRIHPLLDWTEINIWEYIKLENIPFIDLYLDKGDGMRYRSLGCAPCTTPIKSTAKTVDDIIEELRHTTVAERSGRAQDEGRGMELLRKDGYM
- a CDS encoding GTP-binding protein — its product is MGNTTITAAAARAVSKPEENLNIVIVGHVDHGKSTLLGRLYADTNSLPDGKLEKVQAICKQQGKEFEYAFLFDAFLEEQEQGITIDTARTFFMWKGRQYIIIDAPGHKEFLKNMISGAARAEAALLLIDALEGVKEQSKKHGYLLSLLGVRQFAVVVNKMDLVGYRQDVFEGIEKEYREFLGQFKAVPAQFIPVSAKLGDNIANRSKQMLWYSGPTVLDTLGAFKKEAARSEQPLRLPVQDVYKFDARRIITGRITAGRVKVGDHVVFSPSNKRANVRTVEAFNIEPQPTEGQAGQSIGVTLDEQIFVERGEIASHQESLPSVSTAFRANLFWLGKRPLEKGRKYLLRVATKEVDCEVVSIHRIIDTMDLAQQQGSHTVNKNQVAELTLRTKIPVAFDLSASFEATGRFVLVDEYDISGGGIVTELVHDDQEFLREEARRRDFAWVKGEVTVEDRAQQYGHRAAIVLITGGRHTGKSFLARKLEGRLVADGRHAYLLDGENLRRGLDADLSEEERGQTTEMARRYGEVARLLMDTGLIVVSTTNPFGLAYREASEAIRTLVHPAPVIAVHMSKTAEEPPPNTDVAFASPTDFDAATAKILDELKRRGVLAQAIGAKPVFQYSI